Proteins from a single region of Thalassophryne amazonica chromosome 22, fThaAma1.1, whole genome shotgun sequence:
- the pacsin2 gene encoding protein kinase C and casein kinase substrate in neurons protein 2 isoform X3 — protein sequence MSGSCDGSMIDVSSDSFWEVGNYKRTVKRVDDGNRLCNDLMNCLHERSRIEKAYALQLTEWSKRWQQLIEKGPQYGTLERAWSALCTEAEHVSKLHMEVKAALMGEDYEKLKNWQKDSYHKQMIGGFKETKEADDGFRKAQKPWAKKLKEVETMKKTYHSACKEEKLAANRETNSKLESNNNPEAQKKLQEKVEKCQQEVQKTKERYEKSLEELDKLTPQYMENMEQVFEQWQQFEHKRIVFFKQLLLDVKQHLDLSSNHRFQTVYHTLQDTISATDAEEDLKWFRCNHGPGMPMNWPQFENLDWSHPRSFARRSIRDWSFDLNRTLSRREKKKPSDGVTLTGINQTGTDQPVQSTKTSSSVSSAEKTADWSDEDAAANPFSTNGNGNPFEEEPASPVVSVPVQALYDYEGQEQDELSFKAGDEFTKIGEEDDQGWCKGRLSNGQIGLYPANYVEDIQQ from the exons ATGTCAGGGTCGTGCGATGGCTCTATGATCGACGTCTCCAGCGATAGCTTCTGGGAG GTTGGGAACTACAAGCGCACAGTGAAACGGGTCGATGATGGCAACAGACTATGTAACGATCTGATGAACTGTCTTCATGAGCGGTCACGCATTGAAAAGGCCTACGCACTGCAGCTCACAGAATGGAGCAAGCGTTGGCAGCAGCTTATAGAGAAAG GCCCTCAGTATGGCACGTTGGAGCGGGCATGGTCTGCGCTGTGCACGGAGGCAGAGCACGTGAGCAAACTCCACATGGAGGTGAAAGCGGCACTGATGGGAGAAGACTACGAGAAGCTGAAAAACTGGCAGAAAGACTCCTACCACAAACAGATGATTGGTGGCTTCAAAGAGACGAAGGAGGCTGATGACGGCTTCCGCAAAGCTCAAAAACCCTGGGCGAAAAAACTCAAGGAG GTGGAAACCATGAAAAAGACTTACCATTCAGCCTGCAAGGAAGAGAAGCTGGCAGCCAACAGGGAGACTAACAGCAAGCTGGAAAGCAACAACAATCCTGAAGCCCAGAAAAAGCTCCAGGAAAAGGTGGAGAAGTGTCAGCAGGAGGTGCAGAAG ACGAAGGAGCGCTATGAAAAGTCTCTGGAAGAGCTCGACAAGTTGACCCCTCAGTATATGGAAAACATGGAACAGGTCTTCGAACAGTGGCAACAGTTTGAACACAAGCGTATAGTCTTCTTTAAACAGCTCCTGCTGGATGTTAAACAACACCTTGACCTCTCATCCAACCACAG ATTCCAGACAGTCTACCACACGCTGCAAGACACAATCTCTGCTACTGATGCTGAGGAGGACCTCAAGTGGTTCCGGTGCAATCATGGCCCTGGCATGCCCATGAACTGGCCCCAATTTGAG AATTTGGACTGGTCCCATCCTCGATCCTTTGCGAGAAGGTCCATTCGA GACTGGTCCTTCGACCTGAACCGGACACTAAGCAGACGAGAAAAGAAGAAGCCATCAGACGGAGTGACGTTGACGGGCATCAATCAAACCGGAACAGACCAACCTGTTCAGTCTACAAAGACCAGCAGCAG TGTGAGCAGTGCGGAGAAGACGGCAGACTGGTCAGATGAAGACGCAGCCGCCAACCCTTTCTCCACCAACGGCAACGGAAATCCTTTCGAGGAGGAGCCGGCGTCCCCGGTCGTCTCTGTGCCCGTTCAAGCCCTCTACGATTACGAAGGCCAAGAGCAGGACGAACTGAGCTTCAAAGCAG GGGATGAGTTCACAAAGATTGGTGAAGAAGATGATCAGGGTTGGTGCAAAGGCAGACTCTCAAATGGACAAATAGGTCTCTATCCTGCCAACTATGTGGAAGACATCCAGCAGTAA
- the pacsin2 gene encoding protein kinase C and casein kinase substrate in neurons protein 2 isoform X4: MSGSCDGSMIDVSSDSFWEVGNYKRTVKRVDDGNRLCNDLMNCLHERSRIEKAYALQLTEWSKRWQQLIEKGPQYGTLERAWSALCTEAEHVSKLHMEVKAALMGEDYEKLKNWQKDSYHKQMIGGFKETKEADDGFRKAQKPWAKKLKEVETMKKTYHSACKEEKLAANRETNSKLESNNNPEAQKKLQEKVEKCQQEVQKTKERYEKSLEELDKLTPQYMENMEQVFEQWQQFEHKRIVFFKQLLLDVKQHLDLSSNHRFQTVYHTLQDTISATDAEEDLKWFRCNHGPGMPMNWPQFEDWSFDLNRTLSRREKKKPSDGVTLTGINQTGTDQPVQSTKTSSSVSSAEKTADWSDEDAAANPFSTNGNGNPFEEEPASPVVSVPVQALYDYEGQEQDELSFKAGDEFTKIGEEDDQGWCKGRLSNGQIGLYPANYVEDIQQ, translated from the exons ATGTCAGGGTCGTGCGATGGCTCTATGATCGACGTCTCCAGCGATAGCTTCTGGGAG GTTGGGAACTACAAGCGCACAGTGAAACGGGTCGATGATGGCAACAGACTATGTAACGATCTGATGAACTGTCTTCATGAGCGGTCACGCATTGAAAAGGCCTACGCACTGCAGCTCACAGAATGGAGCAAGCGTTGGCAGCAGCTTATAGAGAAAG GCCCTCAGTATGGCACGTTGGAGCGGGCATGGTCTGCGCTGTGCACGGAGGCAGAGCACGTGAGCAAACTCCACATGGAGGTGAAAGCGGCACTGATGGGAGAAGACTACGAGAAGCTGAAAAACTGGCAGAAAGACTCCTACCACAAACAGATGATTGGTGGCTTCAAAGAGACGAAGGAGGCTGATGACGGCTTCCGCAAAGCTCAAAAACCCTGGGCGAAAAAACTCAAGGAG GTGGAAACCATGAAAAAGACTTACCATTCAGCCTGCAAGGAAGAGAAGCTGGCAGCCAACAGGGAGACTAACAGCAAGCTGGAAAGCAACAACAATCCTGAAGCCCAGAAAAAGCTCCAGGAAAAGGTGGAGAAGTGTCAGCAGGAGGTGCAGAAG ACGAAGGAGCGCTATGAAAAGTCTCTGGAAGAGCTCGACAAGTTGACCCCTCAGTATATGGAAAACATGGAACAGGTCTTCGAACAGTGGCAACAGTTTGAACACAAGCGTATAGTCTTCTTTAAACAGCTCCTGCTGGATGTTAAACAACACCTTGACCTCTCATCCAACCACAG ATTCCAGACAGTCTACCACACGCTGCAAGACACAATCTCTGCTACTGATGCTGAGGAGGACCTCAAGTGGTTCCGGTGCAATCATGGCCCTGGCATGCCCATGAACTGGCCCCAATTTGAG GACTGGTCCTTCGACCTGAACCGGACACTAAGCAGACGAGAAAAGAAGAAGCCATCAGACGGAGTGACGTTGACGGGCATCAATCAAACCGGAACAGACCAACCTGTTCAGTCTACAAAGACCAGCAGCAG TGTGAGCAGTGCGGAGAAGACGGCAGACTGGTCAGATGAAGACGCAGCCGCCAACCCTTTCTCCACCAACGGCAACGGAAATCCTTTCGAGGAGGAGCCGGCGTCCCCGGTCGTCTCTGTGCCCGTTCAAGCCCTCTACGATTACGAAGGCCAAGAGCAGGACGAACTGAGCTTCAAAGCAG GGGATGAGTTCACAAAGATTGGTGAAGAAGATGATCAGGGTTGGTGCAAAGGCAGACTCTCAAATGGACAAATAGGTCTCTATCCTGCCAACTATGTGGAAGACATCCAGCAGTAA
- the pacsin2 gene encoding protein kinase C and casein kinase substrate in neurons protein 2 isoform X1 — protein sequence MSGSCDGSMIDVSSDSFWEVGNYKRTVKRVDDGNRLCNDLMNCLHERSRIEKAYALQLTEWSKRWQQLIEKGPQYGTLERAWSALCTEAEHVSKLHMEVKAALMGEDYEKLKNWQKDSYHKQMIGGFKETKEADDGFRKAQKPWAKKLKEVETMKKTYHSACKEEKLAANRETNSKLESNNNPEAQKKLQEKVEKCQQEVQKTKERYEKSLEELDKLTPQYMENMEQVFEQWQQFEHKRIVFFKQLLLDVKQHLDLSSNHRFQTVYHTLQDTISATDAEEDLKWFRCNHGPGMPMNWPQFENLDWSHPRSFARRSIRDWSFDLNRTLSRREKKKPSDGVTLTGINQTGTDQPVQSTKTSSSLTVPTNTAPVGSNPFEEDEDEAEEAATEQQTTNNHISADKEEMKTVSSAEKTADWSDEDAAANPFSTNGNGNPFEEEPASPVVSVPVQALYDYEGQEQDELSFKAGDEFTKIGEEDDQGWCKGRLSNGQIGLYPANYVEDIQQ from the exons ATGTCAGGGTCGTGCGATGGCTCTATGATCGACGTCTCCAGCGATAGCTTCTGGGAG GTTGGGAACTACAAGCGCACAGTGAAACGGGTCGATGATGGCAACAGACTATGTAACGATCTGATGAACTGTCTTCATGAGCGGTCACGCATTGAAAAGGCCTACGCACTGCAGCTCACAGAATGGAGCAAGCGTTGGCAGCAGCTTATAGAGAAAG GCCCTCAGTATGGCACGTTGGAGCGGGCATGGTCTGCGCTGTGCACGGAGGCAGAGCACGTGAGCAAACTCCACATGGAGGTGAAAGCGGCACTGATGGGAGAAGACTACGAGAAGCTGAAAAACTGGCAGAAAGACTCCTACCACAAACAGATGATTGGTGGCTTCAAAGAGACGAAGGAGGCTGATGACGGCTTCCGCAAAGCTCAAAAACCCTGGGCGAAAAAACTCAAGGAG GTGGAAACCATGAAAAAGACTTACCATTCAGCCTGCAAGGAAGAGAAGCTGGCAGCCAACAGGGAGACTAACAGCAAGCTGGAAAGCAACAACAATCCTGAAGCCCAGAAAAAGCTCCAGGAAAAGGTGGAGAAGTGTCAGCAGGAGGTGCAGAAG ACGAAGGAGCGCTATGAAAAGTCTCTGGAAGAGCTCGACAAGTTGACCCCTCAGTATATGGAAAACATGGAACAGGTCTTCGAACAGTGGCAACAGTTTGAACACAAGCGTATAGTCTTCTTTAAACAGCTCCTGCTGGATGTTAAACAACACCTTGACCTCTCATCCAACCACAG ATTCCAGACAGTCTACCACACGCTGCAAGACACAATCTCTGCTACTGATGCTGAGGAGGACCTCAAGTGGTTCCGGTGCAATCATGGCCCTGGCATGCCCATGAACTGGCCCCAATTTGAG AATTTGGACTGGTCCCATCCTCGATCCTTTGCGAGAAGGTCCATTCGA GACTGGTCCTTCGACCTGAACCGGACACTAAGCAGACGAGAAAAGAAGAAGCCATCAGACGGAGTGACGTTGACGGGCATCAATCAAACCGGAACAGACCAACCTGTTCAGTCTACAAAGACCAGCAGCAG CCTGACTGTGCCCACTAATACGGCACCGGTGGGCTCAAACCCGTTTGAAGAGGATGAGGATGAAGCGGAGGAAGCCGCCACAGAGCAGCAGACCACAAACAACCACATCAGTGCAGATAAAGAGGAAATGAAAAC TGTGAGCAGTGCGGAGAAGACGGCAGACTGGTCAGATGAAGACGCAGCCGCCAACCCTTTCTCCACCAACGGCAACGGAAATCCTTTCGAGGAGGAGCCGGCGTCCCCGGTCGTCTCTGTGCCCGTTCAAGCCCTCTACGATTACGAAGGCCAAGAGCAGGACGAACTGAGCTTCAAAGCAG GGGATGAGTTCACAAAGATTGGTGAAGAAGATGATCAGGGTTGGTGCAAAGGCAGACTCTCAAATGGACAAATAGGTCTCTATCCTGCCAACTATGTGGAAGACATCCAGCAGTAA
- the pacsin2 gene encoding protein kinase C and casein kinase substrate in neurons protein 2 isoform X2, protein MSGSCDGSMIDVSSDSFWEVGNYKRTVKRVDDGNRLCNDLMNCLHERSRIEKAYALQLTEWSKRWQQLIEKGPQYGTLERAWSALCTEAEHVSKLHMEVKAALMGEDYEKLKNWQKDSYHKQMIGGFKETKEADDGFRKAQKPWAKKLKEVETMKKTYHSACKEEKLAANRETNSKLESNNNPEAQKKLQEKVEKCQQEVQKTKERYEKSLEELDKLTPQYMENMEQVFEQWQQFEHKRIVFFKQLLLDVKQHLDLSSNHRFQTVYHTLQDTISATDAEEDLKWFRCNHGPGMPMNWPQFEDWSFDLNRTLSRREKKKPSDGVTLTGINQTGTDQPVQSTKTSSSLTVPTNTAPVGSNPFEEDEDEAEEAATEQQTTNNHISADKEEMKTVSSAEKTADWSDEDAAANPFSTNGNGNPFEEEPASPVVSVPVQALYDYEGQEQDELSFKAGDEFTKIGEEDDQGWCKGRLSNGQIGLYPANYVEDIQQ, encoded by the exons ATGTCAGGGTCGTGCGATGGCTCTATGATCGACGTCTCCAGCGATAGCTTCTGGGAG GTTGGGAACTACAAGCGCACAGTGAAACGGGTCGATGATGGCAACAGACTATGTAACGATCTGATGAACTGTCTTCATGAGCGGTCACGCATTGAAAAGGCCTACGCACTGCAGCTCACAGAATGGAGCAAGCGTTGGCAGCAGCTTATAGAGAAAG GCCCTCAGTATGGCACGTTGGAGCGGGCATGGTCTGCGCTGTGCACGGAGGCAGAGCACGTGAGCAAACTCCACATGGAGGTGAAAGCGGCACTGATGGGAGAAGACTACGAGAAGCTGAAAAACTGGCAGAAAGACTCCTACCACAAACAGATGATTGGTGGCTTCAAAGAGACGAAGGAGGCTGATGACGGCTTCCGCAAAGCTCAAAAACCCTGGGCGAAAAAACTCAAGGAG GTGGAAACCATGAAAAAGACTTACCATTCAGCCTGCAAGGAAGAGAAGCTGGCAGCCAACAGGGAGACTAACAGCAAGCTGGAAAGCAACAACAATCCTGAAGCCCAGAAAAAGCTCCAGGAAAAGGTGGAGAAGTGTCAGCAGGAGGTGCAGAAG ACGAAGGAGCGCTATGAAAAGTCTCTGGAAGAGCTCGACAAGTTGACCCCTCAGTATATGGAAAACATGGAACAGGTCTTCGAACAGTGGCAACAGTTTGAACACAAGCGTATAGTCTTCTTTAAACAGCTCCTGCTGGATGTTAAACAACACCTTGACCTCTCATCCAACCACAG ATTCCAGACAGTCTACCACACGCTGCAAGACACAATCTCTGCTACTGATGCTGAGGAGGACCTCAAGTGGTTCCGGTGCAATCATGGCCCTGGCATGCCCATGAACTGGCCCCAATTTGAG GACTGGTCCTTCGACCTGAACCGGACACTAAGCAGACGAGAAAAGAAGAAGCCATCAGACGGAGTGACGTTGACGGGCATCAATCAAACCGGAACAGACCAACCTGTTCAGTCTACAAAGACCAGCAGCAG CCTGACTGTGCCCACTAATACGGCACCGGTGGGCTCAAACCCGTTTGAAGAGGATGAGGATGAAGCGGAGGAAGCCGCCACAGAGCAGCAGACCACAAACAACCACATCAGTGCAGATAAAGAGGAAATGAAAAC TGTGAGCAGTGCGGAGAAGACGGCAGACTGGTCAGATGAAGACGCAGCCGCCAACCCTTTCTCCACCAACGGCAACGGAAATCCTTTCGAGGAGGAGCCGGCGTCCCCGGTCGTCTCTGTGCCCGTTCAAGCCCTCTACGATTACGAAGGCCAAGAGCAGGACGAACTGAGCTTCAAAGCAG GGGATGAGTTCACAAAGATTGGTGAAGAAGATGATCAGGGTTGGTGCAAAGGCAGACTCTCAAATGGACAAATAGGTCTCTATCCTGCCAACTATGTGGAAGACATCCAGCAGTAA
- the arfgap3 gene encoding ADP-ribosylation factor GTPase-activating protein 3 translates to MSEPSKHDICTIFKRLRSIPTNKVCFDCSAKNPSWASITYGVFLCIDCSGTHRSLGVHLSFIRSTELDFNWSWFQLRCMQVGGNASAIAFFNQHGCTASAANAKYNSRAAQLYRDKIKTLATQATRRHGTELWLDSQAPISPTSPGLNQVDFFSLHSQPNPENLNMAQMSLSSFATEKPSGSEKEDDNNGNPEEGPIVEMLSVSPKAHLDPSSLLKKKPAGAKKPLGSKKGGLGAQKVSSQSFSELEKKAQAADKLREKEENVAGAKKNIQSDESIAPSLRLAYKEIEQQRKLDEQKLKGLDGKKKEQADRLGMGFGFRSGVSHSVTSDMHIIQQETPVGAKVSKSRRFADEEDDEGSFTSRALPQFDEQTETSDNSSSRWNDGGNWLKESKKPEPDFFLVSSQSSLDDRSTARRKPQPVTVTDTGEAQKKFGTGVKAISSDMYFGKQDNTEYEAKTRLENLSGSSAISSADLFDDPKKQTTSSYSLTNMLASAPDMSQLKLGVRTVAGKLSVMASGVVNTIQDHYGS, encoded by the exons ATGTCAGAGCCAAGCAAGCACGATATTTGTACCATTTTTAAACGATTGCGATCAATTCCGACGAATAAG gTTTGCTTCGACTGCTCGGCTAAGAATCCAAGTTGGGCCAGCATCACCTATGGTGTTTTTTTGTGTATAGATTGCTCTGGCACACACAGGTCTCTTGGTGTGCACTTGTCCTTTATCAG GTCTACTGAGCTGGATTTTAATTGGTCGTGGTTCCAGCTAAGATGCATGCAAGTGGGAGGCAATGCCAGTGCG ATTGCATTTTTCAACCAGCATGGATGCACAGCGAGTGCAGCCAATGCCAAATACAACAGCCGGGCCGCCCAACTGTACCGAGACAAAATAAAGACTTTAGCCACACAAGCCACCAGGCGTCATGGCACTGAG TTATGGCTGGACAGCCAGGCTCCTATTTCTCCGACATCACCAGGCCTCAATCAAGTGGATTTTTTCAGCCTGCATTCACAG CCTAATCCTGAAAATCTGAACATGGCCCAAATGAGTCTCAGCTCCTTTGCAACAGAGAAGCCTTCAGGTTCAGAAAAAGAGGATGACAACAATG GCAATCCAGAGGAGGGGCCTATTGTGGAAATGTTGAGTGTTTCTCCAAAAGCACATCTAG ACCCTTCTTCTCTTCTCAAGAAGAAACCAGCTGGTGCCAAGAAACCT CTTGGCTCAAAGAAAGGTGGGCTGGGGGCTCAGAAGGTGAGCAGCCAGAGTTTCTCCGAGCTGGAGAAGAAGGCACAAGCTGCCGACAAGCTCAGAGAGAAAGAAGAGAACGTGGCCGGTGCCAAGAAGAATATTCAGTCTGATGAGTCTAT CGCTCCGTCCCTGCGACTGGCCTACAAAGAGATTGAGCAGCAGCGGAAACTCGATGAACAAAAATTGAAGGGATTAGACGGGAAGAAGAAAGAACAAGCTGACAGACTGGGCATGGGTTTCGGCTTCAGGAG TGGCGTGTCTCACTCTGTGACATCCGACATGCACATCATCCAGCAGGAGACTCCAGTGGGAGCCAAAGTCAGCAAATCACGGCGGTTTGCAGATGAAGAGGATGATGAAGGTTCCTTCACTTCGAG GGCCTTGCCTCAGTTTGACGAACAAACGGAAACTTCAGATAATTCCTCATCTCGATGGAACGATGGAGGAAACTGGCTGAAAGAAAGCAAGAAGCCAGAGCCTGACTTCTTTCTGGTCTCTTCTCAATCATCACTGGATGATAG ATCAACAGCTCGGAGAAAACCACAACCAGTTACCGTCACAGACACTGGAGAAGCGCAGAAAAAGTTTGGCACTGGTGTAAAAGCCATATCTTCCGACATGTACTTTGGGAAACAAGATAACACTGAG TATGAAGCCAAAACACGTCTGGAAAATCTTTCTGGGAGTTCTGCTATAAGTTCGGCCGACTTGTTTGATGATCCAAAGAAACAGACGA CAAGTTCATACAGTCTCACCAACATGCTGGCCAGCGCTCCCGACATGTCACAGCTCAAACTCGGAGTGCGAACAGTCGCTGGAAAACTCTCCGTTATGGCCAGCGGTGTCGTTAACACAATACAG GATCACTATGGCTCTTGA